In a single window of the Acyrthosiphon pisum isolate AL4f chromosome X, pea_aphid_22Mar2018_4r6ur, whole genome shotgun sequence genome:
- the LOC107882600 gene encoding E3 ubiquitin-protein ligase mind-bomb-like isoform X2, whose amino-acid sequence MYAYHFIGIEENIEFVKISENIVREESENAEILVVAIPQMPGEEYDRCFVCLSGRNEDIGSVNILLPCGHGWCCDNCGQQQTNCRICKTPIDDTFSIHIMIGNGQWMNNLNSLLDPTGSNCLCCLRAFREDVPNGKRYVYQSCGHGWRCEDCAIPRPNNCEVCDDTVDDDIQIFIC is encoded by the exons atgtacgcCTATCACTTTATAGGTATAGaagaaaatattgaatttgtgaAGATAAGTGAAAATATAGTCAGAGAAG agAGTGAAAATGCTGAAATTTTGGTGGTGGCAATACCACAAATGCCAG gtGAAGAATACGATCGTTGCTTTGTGTGTCTTAGTGGTAGGAATGAAGACATTGGATCGGTCAACATTCTTTTGCCATGCGGCCATGGATGGTGTTGTGATAATTGTGGTCAACAACAAACCAACTGTAGAATTTGCAAGACACCAATAGACGACACCTTCAGTATACACATAATGATAGGAAATG GCCAATGGATGAATAATTTGAACAGTTTATTGGACCCAACAGGCAGCAACTGCCTTTGTTGTTTGAGGGCCTTTAGAGAAGATGTACCCAATGGCAAACGGTATGTGTACCAAAGTTGTGGCCATGGTTGGAGATGTGAAGATTGTGCTATCCCTCGTCCAAACAACTGTGAAGTTTGTGATGACACCGTTGATGATGACatccaaatatttatttgttaa
- the LOC107882600 gene encoding E3 ubiquitin-protein ligase mind-bomb-like isoform X1 has translation MLKFWWWQYHKCQVPIFIIYKFKEITIFLHKSESNIIVFCLFLSGEEYDRCFVCLSGRNEDIGSVNILLPCGHGWCCDNCGQQQTNCRICKTPIDDTFSIHIMIGNGQWMNNLNSLLDPTGSNCLCCLRAFREDVPNGKRYVYQSCGHGWRCEDCAIPRPNNCEVCDDTVDDDIQIFIC, from the exons ATGCTGAAATTTTGGTGGTGGCAATACCACAAATGCCAGGtaccaatatttataatttacaaatttaaagaaatcaccatttttttacataaatcagaatcaaacataattgtattctgtttatttttatcaggtGAAGAATACGATCGTTGCTTTGTGTGTCTTAGTGGTAGGAATGAAGACATTGGATCGGTCAACATTCTTTTGCCATGCGGCCATGGATGGTGTTGTGATAATTGTGGTCAACAACAAACCAACTGTAGAATTTGCAAGACACCAATAGACGACACCTTCAGTATACACATAATGATAGGAAATG GCCAATGGATGAATAATTTGAACAGTTTATTGGACCCAACAGGCAGCAACTGCCTTTGTTGTTTGAGGGCCTTTAGAGAAGATGTACCCAATGGCAAACGGTATGTGTACCAAAGTTGTGGCCATGGTTGGAGATGTGAAGATTGTGCTATCCCTCGTCCAAACAACTGTGAAGTTTGTGATGACACCGTTGATGATGACatccaaatatttatttgttaa